The Salinibacterium sp. M195 genome includes a window with the following:
- a CDS encoding oxidoreductase, whose amino-acid sequence MNARATWTEREIGDLGGKVAIVTGANSGLGFETSRALLKAGAHVVMTMRTTEKADAAHKALSDELGPVSLETMLLDLADLESIRRFGEMFHGKHSQLDLLVNNAGIMMTDAQLTIDGFESQLGTNHLGHFALTGHLMDIIAATPGARVVTLSSLAHRWGFMEFGNLMFQNGSYTPRAAYGRSKLANLLFTYELQRRFEAAGVDAMSVAAHPGTAGTGLADHLFNRWYLQPLKSLVFLGIQTPKQGSRPSLRAATDPTAVGGDFFGPSGRKEYRGAPVRVASNAASHSEIDATKLWTESERLTGVKYENLRTSTK is encoded by the coding sequence ATGAACGCTCGCGCCACCTGGACAGAACGCGAGATTGGAGACCTCGGCGGAAAGGTTGCGATCGTCACCGGCGCTAACTCCGGGCTCGGTTTCGAAACGAGCCGTGCCCTTCTCAAAGCAGGGGCCCATGTCGTGATGACGATGCGCACCACGGAGAAAGCGGACGCCGCACACAAAGCCTTGAGCGACGAACTAGGCCCGGTCTCTCTGGAGACCATGCTGCTCGACCTCGCCGACCTCGAGTCCATCAGGCGATTTGGGGAGATGTTTCACGGGAAACATTCACAGCTTGACCTGCTGGTTAACAACGCCGGAATCATGATGACGGATGCCCAACTCACCATCGATGGTTTCGAATCGCAGCTCGGCACGAACCACCTGGGACACTTCGCGCTCACCGGACATCTGATGGACATCATTGCGGCCACTCCTGGTGCCCGCGTCGTGACTCTCTCAAGCTTGGCGCATCGTTGGGGTTTTATGGAGTTTGGCAACCTCATGTTTCAGAACGGGTCGTACACCCCTCGAGCGGCGTACGGTCGATCCAAATTGGCCAATCTTCTGTTCACCTATGAGCTCCAACGCCGATTTGAGGCTGCGGGAGTCGACGCAATGTCGGTTGCAGCGCATCCGGGAACTGCGGGCACGGGCTTGGCTGACCATCTCTTCAACCGCTGGTACCTTCAGCCCCTTAAATCTTTAGTCTTTTTGGGCATTCAGACACCCAAGCAGGGCTCGCGGCCTTCCCTGCGCGCGGCAACTGATCCCACCGCTGTAGGTGGGGACTTTTTTGGTCCCTCAGGGCGCAAGGAGTACCGCGGCGCTCCTGTGCGAGTGGCATCGAACGCCGCATCGCACTCTGAGATCGATGCAACAAAGCTGTGGACAGAATCCGAACGCCTTACCGGCGTTAAATACGAAAACCTCCGCACATCCACCAAATAG
- the trxA gene encoding thioredoxin produces MSAATEVTDANFEELVLNSEDTIMVDFWAEWCGPCRQVGPILDQIASEHADKIKIVKLNVDDNPQMAMKYQITSIPAMKVFRGGEVVKTVIGAKPKPALESDLAEFLA; encoded by the coding sequence ATGTCAGCAGCAACAGAAGTCACCGACGCAAACTTCGAGGAGCTCGTCCTCAACTCAGAAGACACCATCATGGTGGACTTTTGGGCCGAGTGGTGTGGTCCCTGTCGTCAGGTTGGTCCGATCCTCGATCAGATCGCTAGCGAGCACGCCGACAAGATCAAGATCGTCAAGCTCAACGTTGACGACAACCCCCAGATGGCGATGAAGTACCAGATCACGTCCATCCCGGCGATGAAGGTATTCCGCGGTGGAGAGGTCGTCAAGACTGTTATCGGCGCAAAGCCGAAGCCCGCCCTTGAGTCAGATCTCGCGGAGTTCTTGGCCTAA
- the trxB gene encoding thioredoxin-disulfide reductase: MRQLIIIGSGPAGYTAAIYAARANLAPLVIASSVEAGGELMKTTEIENYPGFAAGIQGPDLMVEMQKQAERFGAEIVLDDVTDLQLDGQIKRVTLGNGEVHEALAVVFATGSAYRKLGLPDEERLSGYGVSWCATCDGFFFRKKTIAVVGGGDSAMEEATFLTKFADKVYVIHRKDELRASKAMQERAFSDPKIEFIWNSSVTGITGSELVDGVDLTDTVTGATSHLDVSGLFIAIGADPRTHLVHGQLDINADGTVAVDGRSSRTNITGVFAAGDVIDPTYRQAVTAAGSGTVAALDAEHYLASLPRELVASAVQPTTEEAVAVSVPA, translated from the coding sequence GTGCGCCAACTCATCATCATCGGATCCGGCCCAGCCGGCTATACCGCTGCAATCTATGCGGCGCGCGCTAACCTCGCGCCGCTGGTGATTGCTAGTTCAGTCGAGGCAGGTGGCGAGCTAATGAAGACCACCGAAATCGAGAACTACCCCGGTTTCGCCGCAGGAATCCAAGGCCCCGACCTCATGGTCGAAATGCAAAAGCAGGCTGAGCGGTTCGGTGCCGAGATCGTTCTTGACGATGTCACAGACTTGCAGCTCGATGGGCAGATCAAGAGAGTCACCCTCGGCAACGGCGAAGTGCACGAAGCACTCGCTGTCGTCTTTGCGACCGGTTCTGCCTATCGCAAGCTTGGACTCCCAGATGAGGAACGCCTTAGCGGCTACGGAGTCTCCTGGTGTGCTACCTGCGACGGCTTCTTCTTCCGCAAGAAGACAATTGCGGTTGTCGGCGGTGGCGACTCCGCCATGGAGGAGGCTACGTTCCTGACGAAGTTTGCCGACAAGGTTTATGTCATTCACCGTAAGGACGAATTGCGGGCCTCAAAGGCGATGCAGGAACGTGCGTTCAGCGATCCCAAGATCGAGTTCATCTGGAATTCTTCGGTAACCGGCATTACCGGTTCCGAGCTTGTCGACGGAGTCGACTTGACCGACACTGTCACCGGTGCCACCTCGCACCTCGACGTGAGCGGGCTGTTCATCGCTATCGGCGCCGACCCCCGCACCCACCTCGTGCACGGTCAGCTCGACATCAATGCCGACGGAACAGTGGCTGTGGATGGCCGTTCCTCTCGCACCAACATCACTGGCGTCTTTGCCGCCGGCGATGTTATCGACCCCACCTACCGTCAAGCAGTAACGGCCGCCGGTTCCGGCACCGTTGCCGCTCTCGATGCGGAGCACTACCTCGCATCACTGCCGCGCGAGCTCGTCGCTAGCGCCGTGCAGCCCACGACCGAAGAGGCCGTCGCCGTAAGCGTCCCCGCTTAG
- the murJ gene encoding murein biosynthesis integral membrane protein MurJ gives MTDRYGSPLEPEPGVPEASVSLPPQTASTIGRASALLASGTFVSRILGFLSAILLAQTLGVIGTGADAYAIANQLPKSVYAIVAGGMLSAVIVPQIVRAAVHKDGGQKFINRLVTLGIVIFVAVTVAATLSAPLLVDLYTQTTAKFGPDEVALATAFAYWCLPQILFYALYSLLGEVLNARGKFGPFTWAPVANNVVMVTGLIVFQSIFGSADGLPSTAWNPEMIAVLAGSATLGIVVQATLLGYFWHRAGLRYRPEFQWRGVGLGNAGKAAAWTFGMILVTQIGAVVETNVASQASGSPSVFAMGTAWLIFMLPHSVIAVSIGMAYFTRMSGHARDKDLVSMRTDVSGALRSILMLLVFAAIGLIVVAFPFSALFANDHEQVVSLAGVLMIYLIGLVPFSMMYVLQRVFYSFEDTRTPFFLQSFQVVLYICGALVVSTLPVERIAMGLATAITISGTIQTTVALFVIRKRVPGFELLPLLRRILWFAAAMIPAAGVGYGILVLLGGFGEGSFVVSGFAGGFASIAITGTAMLAVYSAVLALTKNDEFFAFVRPIMARLTRR, from the coding sequence ATGACTGACCGCTATGGATCACCGCTTGAGCCAGAACCCGGTGTTCCTGAAGCCTCCGTTAGCCTTCCCCCTCAGACAGCGTCGACGATCGGTCGAGCTAGCGCCCTATTGGCGTCGGGAACGTTTGTCTCACGCATACTGGGCTTTCTGAGCGCAATTCTGCTCGCTCAAACCCTCGGCGTCATTGGCACCGGTGCAGACGCGTACGCCATCGCCAATCAGCTACCCAAGAGTGTTTACGCGATTGTGGCCGGTGGAATGCTCAGCGCGGTCATCGTGCCTCAGATCGTTCGCGCTGCCGTGCATAAAGACGGCGGCCAAAAGTTCATCAATCGCCTTGTCACTCTCGGCATTGTGATATTTGTTGCCGTGACTGTCGCGGCGACTCTCAGTGCGCCTCTCCTAGTCGACCTCTACACGCAGACGACGGCGAAGTTCGGACCCGACGAGGTCGCCCTAGCAACAGCGTTCGCGTATTGGTGCCTACCTCAAATCCTGTTCTACGCGCTGTACTCGCTTCTCGGCGAGGTGTTGAACGCTCGAGGCAAGTTCGGACCATTTACGTGGGCTCCTGTCGCCAACAACGTGGTCATGGTCACCGGCTTGATCGTCTTCCAGTCCATCTTTGGTAGCGCCGACGGTCTGCCGTCCACAGCGTGGAATCCAGAAATGATTGCTGTGCTCGCAGGCAGTGCCACTCTCGGCATCGTCGTGCAGGCAACCCTGCTTGGCTATTTCTGGCACCGGGCGGGCCTCCGCTACCGTCCCGAGTTCCAATGGCGCGGTGTTGGCCTCGGCAACGCCGGCAAAGCTGCTGCGTGGACCTTCGGCATGATCTTGGTCACCCAAATCGGCGCCGTGGTCGAAACCAACGTAGCCTCGCAGGCTTCGGGCAGCCCCTCGGTCTTCGCTATGGGCACCGCGTGGCTGATCTTCATGCTTCCGCACTCCGTGATCGCCGTGTCTATCGGCATGGCCTATTTCACCCGGATGAGCGGCCACGCAAGAGACAAAGACCTTGTGTCTATGCGCACCGACGTTTCGGGCGCGCTGCGCTCCATCCTGATGTTGCTGGTGTTCGCCGCGATCGGCCTCATCGTCGTTGCCTTCCCGTTCAGCGCCCTCTTCGCCAACGACCACGAACAAGTTGTGTCGCTCGCCGGTGTGCTCATGATCTACCTGATCGGGCTCGTGCCGTTCAGCATGATGTACGTGCTTCAGCGCGTGTTCTATTCGTTTGAAGACACCCGCACTCCATTCTTCCTGCAGAGCTTCCAAGTGGTTCTCTACATTTGCGGTGCTCTGGTCGTCTCCACGCTCCCCGTGGAGCGAATTGCGATGGGCCTTGCGACCGCGATTACGATCTCCGGAACGATCCAGACCACAGTGGCGCTCTTCGTGATCCGCAAACGCGTCCCTGGCTTCGAGCTGCTTCCGCTGCTGCGCCGCATCCTGTGGTTTGCTGCAGCCATGATTCCGGCGGCCGGAGTCGGCTACGGCATCCTGGTGCTGCTGGGCGGATTCGGTGAGGGCTCGTTCGTCGTCTCCGGCTTCGCAGGCGGCTTTGCTTCCATCGCCATCACGGGTACAGCAATGCTCGCCGTATATTCCGCGGTGCTCGCTCTCACGAAGAACGATGAGTTCTTCGCCTTCGTGCGCCCGATCATGGCGCGACTCACTCGACGCTAA
- a CDS encoding DUF6049 family protein, with amino-acid sequence MRLFPAAVALGLGLSLAASGASATPEVPSLPALTTASVATQVSVVAPLAVPTGSGGLLNSATLAEYTAPLGLLTRQLDAVAGKDIAVAVDPMILASIRVLGTSAPETARDWLERFSGISNEVVPLPYANADVTLATQSGQAVTLEPLSFDFAVDAANFAATGSPEPTASPDPMDVGADTVPMYPTTADLLSWDYAIEGFLHPRSDTVVASDLPVFLNSGYSTVLLSSANVSRETGAGSVTTIDGVRVLVSDSTASAAMDDALGSTIDRDVSDAEFALSETVLSAGSAQTAGTASVLITIDHSLELSAARLDAALASLTASSSITMVPLSQLAAGAASTASINDVPQTEPRLADFARMASAAQAESSFFSIAADPEALVAERRLALLDVAGTAPTVDFEDWVTAVNGFLTASQDLRSAVTVVESSNFLLLADNNTFLPVSVSNNLDQAVTVFITVRPRTALLAVGDSRVELHVEANSQAKGDIPVQSLSNGVVDVEISLTSGTGLVIGSTTVSEINVQAGWETPIVLGLAAFVVAVFGVGVVRSITRRRKPVDD; translated from the coding sequence ATGAGACTCTTTCCTGCCGCCGTCGCGCTCGGGCTTGGGCTCAGCCTCGCCGCAAGCGGAGCCAGTGCAACTCCCGAAGTCCCCAGTCTTCCTGCGTTAACGACAGCATCCGTCGCCACCCAGGTTTCCGTAGTTGCCCCCCTCGCGGTCCCCACCGGCAGTGGGGGACTCCTCAACTCCGCGACCCTTGCGGAATACACGGCGCCCTTGGGGCTACTCACTCGCCAGTTGGATGCGGTAGCGGGAAAAGATATAGCGGTCGCTGTCGATCCGATGATTTTGGCTTCGATTCGCGTGCTGGGAACCAGCGCCCCAGAAACGGCGCGCGATTGGTTGGAGCGGTTCTCGGGCATTAGCAATGAGGTTGTCCCGCTGCCCTATGCCAACGCGGATGTCACTCTTGCTACCCAGTCCGGTCAGGCCGTGACGCTTGAACCTCTCTCCTTCGATTTTGCAGTCGACGCCGCTAATTTCGCGGCAACGGGTTCGCCCGAACCAACCGCAAGTCCAGATCCGATGGATGTCGGTGCCGATACCGTGCCGATGTACCCCACGACAGCGGACCTTCTGTCGTGGGACTATGCGATCGAGGGATTTCTCCACCCCCGATCCGACACTGTCGTCGCCAGTGATCTACCGGTGTTCCTCAACAGTGGATACAGCACCGTCCTGCTGTCGTCGGCGAATGTTTCACGGGAAACGGGGGCGGGTTCGGTAACCACCATCGATGGTGTTCGTGTGCTGGTTTCGGATTCGACAGCGTCTGCCGCCATGGACGATGCCCTCGGCTCCACTATTGATCGCGACGTTAGCGACGCTGAGTTTGCCCTCAGCGAGACCGTACTCAGCGCCGGCTCCGCTCAGACCGCTGGCACCGCATCCGTGCTGATCACCATCGATCACTCCCTCGAGCTGAGCGCTGCACGCTTGGATGCCGCACTCGCCAGCTTGACGGCAAGCTCCTCGATCACCATGGTGCCGCTCTCTCAACTCGCCGCCGGCGCCGCCAGCACGGCGTCGATCAATGACGTTCCGCAGACTGAACCGCGCCTTGCTGATTTCGCCAGAATGGCTTCTGCCGCGCAGGCGGAAAGTAGCTTCTTTTCGATCGCCGCAGACCCAGAAGCCCTCGTCGCCGAGCGCCGTCTAGCGCTCCTCGACGTCGCGGGAACTGCCCCTACTGTGGACTTCGAGGACTGGGTCACCGCCGTAAACGGATTCTTGACGGCATCACAAGACCTGCGCAGCGCAGTGACCGTCGTCGAATCCAGCAACTTCCTTCTCCTCGCCGACAACAACACTTTCTTGCCGGTTTCTGTGAGCAACAACCTCGATCAGGCCGTCACCGTGTTCATCACGGTGAGACCGCGAACAGCCCTTCTAGCGGTGGGGGACAGCCGTGTCGAGCTCCACGTTGAAGCGAACTCTCAAGCCAAGGGCGACATCCCGGTTCAGTCGCTATCGAACGGTGTTGTCGATGTCGAGATCAGCCTGACCAGCGGCACCGGGCTCGTGATTGGCTCGACCACGGTCTCCGAAATCAACGTGCAAGCTGGTTGGGAAACTCCGATTGTGCTCGGCTTGGCCGCGTTCGTCGTCGCTGTCTTCGGCGTAGGAGTCGTTCGCAGTATTACTCGTCGCCGAAAGCCCGTCGATGACTGA
- a CDS encoding CCA tRNA nucleotidyltransferase has protein sequence MESVADAIESLGKLADSKPVATLAARFSAEGFELALVGGPVRDAFLGRTVSDLDFATNANPDDIMRLVKPISDAQWDIGRDFGTIAARIDGQTVEITTYRADSYDGATRKPVVAFGDSLEKDLERRDFSVNAMALRLPERVLVDPWGGVEHLLTRTLSTPGSPEVSFGDDPLRMMRAARFTSQLGFTVSPDTVRAMTELAPRIEIISVERVSDELTKLLKTDDPVPGIRLLVETGIAQQVLPEVPALKLEMDEHAHHKDVYEHSLTVLRQAIDLEKSRSGLEGPDLILRLAALLHDIGKPSTRKIERGGVVTFHHHDVVGAKLVTKRLRALRFDKETITSVARLVELHLRFFGYTEGAWTDSAVRRYVRDAGDQLERLHIITRADVTTRNVRKADRLAFAYDDLEDRIAEIAEAEGIAAVRPDLDGEQIMAILGLTPSREVGEAYTFLLELRLDEGPLGEDEAEVRLRAWWSARS, from the coding sequence ATGGAGAGTGTCGCCGATGCAATTGAGAGTCTGGGAAAGCTTGCCGACTCTAAACCCGTAGCCACCTTAGCCGCGCGCTTCAGTGCTGAAGGATTCGAACTCGCGCTTGTCGGGGGTCCGGTGCGCGACGCGTTCTTGGGGCGCACGGTGAGCGACCTTGATTTCGCGACCAACGCAAACCCAGACGACATCATGCGGCTCGTGAAGCCGATCTCTGATGCGCAGTGGGATATCGGGCGAGACTTTGGCACCATCGCGGCACGCATTGACGGGCAGACGGTCGAGATCACCACGTATCGCGCCGATAGCTATGACGGCGCAACGCGGAAGCCTGTCGTCGCGTTTGGTGATTCGCTAGAAAAAGATCTTGAGCGTCGCGATTTCAGCGTCAATGCGATGGCGCTCCGATTGCCGGAGCGTGTTCTTGTTGACCCTTGGGGTGGCGTTGAACACTTGCTCACGAGAACACTCTCGACTCCTGGTTCGCCCGAGGTGTCGTTCGGAGATGATCCATTGCGGATGATGCGAGCGGCACGTTTCACGTCACAGCTCGGGTTCACCGTCTCCCCCGATACGGTCCGCGCCATGACGGAGCTTGCCCCGCGCATCGAGATCATCAGTGTTGAGAGGGTGAGCGATGAGCTCACCAAACTCTTGAAGACGGATGACCCAGTTCCGGGCATCCGATTGTTGGTCGAAACGGGAATTGCTCAGCAGGTTCTGCCAGAAGTTCCGGCGTTGAAGCTTGAAATGGATGAGCATGCGCACCATAAGGATGTGTACGAGCATTCGCTCACGGTGCTGCGTCAAGCCATTGATTTGGAGAAGAGCCGTTCTGGCCTTGAGGGTCCTGACCTGATCCTGCGGCTGGCGGCGTTGCTGCACGACATTGGAAAACCGTCGACACGCAAGATTGAGCGTGGCGGTGTTGTTACCTTCCACCACCATGACGTTGTCGGCGCAAAACTCGTGACCAAGCGCTTGCGCGCCCTCCGTTTCGATAAAGAAACGATCACCTCTGTTGCTCGTCTTGTCGAACTACATTTGCGTTTCTTTGGCTATACCGAGGGCGCCTGGACTGATTCTGCTGTTCGACGTTACGTTCGGGATGCCGGCGACCAGCTCGAGCGCCTGCACATCATTACTCGTGCTGATGTCACCACCCGCAACGTGCGCAAGGCCGACCGGTTGGCCTTTGCCTACGACGATCTTGAAGATCGGATAGCGGAGATTGCAGAAGCTGAAGGGATCGCTGCAGTTCGTCCCGATCTCGACGGCGAGCAGATCATGGCGATTCTCGGCCTCACGCCCAGCCGCGAGGTTGGTGAGGCCTACACATTCCTCCTCGAGCTTCGTCTCGACGAAGGCCCACTTGGGGAAGACGAAGCAGAAGTGCGACTGCGCGCGTGGTGGTCTGCGCGCTCTTAA
- a CDS encoding single-stranded DNA-binding protein: MAGETVITVVGNLTADPELRYTQGGLAVANFTIASTPRTFDRASNEWKDGEALFLRASCWREFAEHVAGTLTKGSRVIAQGRLRQRSYETKEGEKRTSMELEVDEVGPSLRYATAQITRAPRDSSAPRAAQQSGGAQQGGGQSKDEPWAASAPAASGDVWNTPGNYSDETPF, from the coding sequence GTGGCCGGCGAGACAGTCATTACGGTCGTGGGTAACCTCACGGCAGATCCAGAACTGCGTTACACGCAGGGTGGGCTTGCTGTAGCTAACTTCACCATTGCCTCAACGCCGCGCACCTTCGATCGAGCATCGAACGAGTGGAAAGACGGAGAAGCACTCTTTCTCCGCGCTTCGTGCTGGCGTGAATTCGCTGAGCACGTTGCTGGAACCCTGACTAAGGGCAGCCGCGTTATCGCGCAGGGCCGCCTTCGTCAGCGCTCCTACGAAACCAAAGAGGGCGAAAAGCGCACGAGCATGGAGCTGGAAGTCGACGAAGTCGGCCCCAGCCTCCGTTATGCAACGGCGCAGATCACCCGCGCACCCCGTGATAGCTCAGCTCCTCGTGCAGCTCAGCAAAGCGGTGGCGCACAGCAAGGCGGCGGCCAGTCGAAAGACGAGCCGTGGGCCGCAAGTGCTCCCGCAGCATCAGGTGACGTATGGAACACTCCAGGCAACTACTCCGACGAGACGCCTTTCTAG
- the rpsR gene encoding 30S ribosomal protein S18, producing MAGKSSGDRRKPIRKGKDGKNAAPAKSIRVGVIDYKDVATLRKFISERGKIRARRITGVSVQEQRLIATAVKNAREMALLPYAGAGR from the coding sequence ATGGCAGGAAAGAGCAGCGGCGACCGCCGCAAGCCCATCCGCAAAGGCAAGGACGGCAAGAACGCCGCACCGGCTAAGTCGATTCGCGTAGGCGTTATCGACTACAAGGATGTCGCTACGCTTCGCAAGTTCATCTCCGAGCGTGGAAAGATCCGCGCCCGTCGTATCACCGGTGTTTCCGTTCAGGAGCAGCGTCTCATCGCCACGGCCGTCAAGAACGCCCGTGAGATGGCATTGCTGCCCTACGCCGGCGCAGGCCGTTAA
- the rplI gene encoding 50S ribosomal protein L9, producing the protein MSKLILTHEVTGLGTPGDVVDVKNGFARNYLIPQGFAVAWTRGGEKQVESIKAARVSREHATLEEAQDLKARLQATKVKLTVTAGQGGRLFGSVKPSHVAEAVIAAGLGDIDKRKIEITSPIKVVGDHEATIRLRDDIIATITLQVVAGK; encoded by the coding sequence ATGTCAAAGCTCATCCTCACTCACGAAGTGACCGGTCTCGGCACTCCTGGGGACGTCGTCGACGTCAAGAACGGCTTCGCTCGTAACTACCTCATCCCCCAGGGCTTTGCCGTGGCGTGGACTCGCGGTGGCGAAAAGCAGGTCGAGTCAATCAAGGCAGCACGCGTTTCGCGCGAGCACGCCACTCTCGAAGAAGCACAGGACCTCAAGGCTCGCCTCCAAGCGACCAAGGTCAAGCTCACCGTGACCGCTGGTCAGGGTGGACGTCTGTTCGGTTCAGTTAAGCCCTCGCACGTGGCAGAAGCTGTCATCGCTGCTGGACTTGGCGACATCGACAAGCGCAAGATCGAGATCACGAGCCCCATCAAGGTTGTTGGCGACCACGAAGCAACGATTCGTCTGCGTGACGACATCATTGCGACGATTACCCTTCAGGTTGTTGCAGGCAAGTAA
- the dnaB gene encoding replicative DNA helicase codes for MSIAHLGLAGDERQSGESRGSSRGDRVPPHDLLAEQSAIGGMLLSKDAVADVIETVRGGDFYVPKHETIFNAVLTLYSHGEPTDVIAVTDELTKTGELSRAGGIEYLHTLTGIVPTAANAGFYANIVTEKAVLRRLVEAGTRIVQMGYASEGEVLDLVNNAQAEIYSVTGGVETEDYVPLTTAVESAIDEIEAARGRDGQMIGVPTGFAELDELTNGLHPGQLIILAARPAIGKSTLGLDFARAASIHHDLPSIVFSLEMGRSEIAMRLLSAEASVPLQHMRKGSVHANDWTTIAQTRGRINDAPLYIDDSPNMTLVEIRAKCRRLKQKVGLRMVIIDYLQLMTSGKKVESRQQEVSEFSRALKLLAKELEVPVIAISQLNRGPEQRADKKPALSDLRESGSLEQDADMVILLHRESAYEADSPRAGEADLIIAKHRNGPTRTVTVGFHGHFSRFVDLPPGS; via the coding sequence ATGTCGATAGCGCACCTGGGTCTCGCGGGCGACGAACGTCAATCAGGAGAATCCCGAGGCAGTTCACGCGGCGACCGTGTCCCTCCTCACGACCTGCTTGCTGAGCAGAGCGCAATCGGCGGAATGCTGCTGAGCAAAGACGCCGTAGCCGACGTCATCGAAACCGTACGCGGCGGGGACTTCTACGTTCCCAAGCACGAGACAATCTTTAACGCCGTCCTCACCCTCTACTCGCACGGTGAACCGACCGACGTGATCGCCGTCACCGACGAACTCACCAAAACAGGTGAACTGTCACGAGCTGGCGGTATCGAATACCTTCACACGCTGACCGGCATCGTTCCGACCGCTGCTAACGCCGGGTTTTACGCCAACATCGTCACCGAGAAGGCAGTACTTCGCCGTCTCGTTGAAGCAGGAACTCGAATCGTGCAGATGGGTTACGCCAGCGAGGGCGAAGTACTCGACCTCGTCAACAATGCCCAAGCCGAGATCTACTCCGTAACCGGAGGCGTCGAGACCGAAGACTACGTGCCCCTCACGACCGCAGTCGAGAGCGCAATCGATGAGATCGAGGCAGCTCGCGGTCGCGACGGGCAGATGATCGGTGTTCCCACCGGCTTCGCTGAGCTCGATGAACTCACCAACGGACTACACCCCGGTCAGCTGATCATTTTGGCCGCGCGACCCGCTATTGGTAAGTCAACGCTCGGTTTGGACTTCGCTCGCGCAGCATCCATTCACCATGATTTGCCGTCAATCGTGTTCTCGCTCGAAATGGGGCGCAGTGAGATCGCCATGCGACTGCTGTCGGCAGAAGCCAGCGTGCCGCTTCAACACATGCGTAAGGGATCGGTTCACGCCAACGACTGGACCACGATCGCGCAGACCCGTGGCCGCATCAATGATGCGCCGCTCTACATCGATGACAGCCCCAACATGACCCTGGTGGAAATTCGCGCTAAGTGTCGCCGCTTGAAACAAAAAGTCGGCCTGCGCATGGTCATCATCGACTACCTGCAGCTCATGACCAGTGGTAAAAAAGTTGAATCGCGTCAGCAAGAGGTCAGTGAGTTCTCGCGTGCGCTCAAATTGCTCGCGAAGGAGCTTGAAGTTCCCGTGATCGCTATCTCCCAGCTGAACCGTGGACCCGAGCAGCGAGCAGACAAGAAGCCCGCACTCTCCGACCTCCGTGAATCGGGATCGCTCGAGCAAGACGCCGACATGGTTATTCTGCTGCACCGCGAGAGCGCGTACGAAGCAGACAGCCCCCGCGCTGGTGAAGCAGACCTCATCATCGCCAAGCACCGTAACGGACCGACTCGCACCGTCACCGTGGGCTTCCACGGCCACTTCTCGCGCTTCGTCGACCTGCCGCCGGGCTCTTAG
- a CDS encoding siderophore ABC transporter substrate-binding protein, producing MKFTRTRHGALVGVLALALAACSTATPETADSAGDQASVQFEDNNGAHTITTPLSSVVATDNRTFETLASWDIELSAAAVALMPSTISYTQDDSIIDLGNHSEPDLESVVAVQPDVIINGQRFTQYYDDFAKLVPDAVIVSLDPREGEPFDDELKRQTTILGEIFGKQAEAEQINADFDAAIERVNAAYNGDDSVMAVITSGGEIGYSAPSVGRTLGPVFDIFDFTAALDVAESSEDHQGDDISVEAIANSNPDWILVMDRDAAILADDPNYVQGSEVLENSEALSGVTAVQEDNLVYMPADTYTNEGIQTYTEFFNALADALEAKN from the coding sequence ATGAAATTCACACGTACTCGGCACGGAGCGCTCGTTGGAGTGCTGGCGCTGGCCCTGGCCGCCTGCAGCACCGCTACCCCCGAAACTGCAGATTCTGCCGGAGATCAAGCATCCGTGCAATTCGAGGACAATAACGGCGCCCACACCATCACCACCCCGCTGTCATCGGTTGTCGCCACCGACAACCGCACCTTTGAGACATTGGCCTCGTGGGATATCGAACTGAGCGCCGCCGCCGTGGCACTGATGCCCAGCACGATTTCCTACACTCAGGACGACTCAATCATCGACTTGGGAAACCACAGCGAACCTGATCTCGAGTCTGTCGTAGCCGTTCAGCCCGACGTCATTATCAATGGTCAACGCTTCACGCAGTACTACGACGATTTCGCCAAGCTTGTTCCCGACGCCGTAATTGTCTCGCTCGACCCTCGCGAGGGCGAGCCCTTTGATGACGAGCTCAAGCGCCAGACCACGATTCTCGGTGAGATCTTCGGCAAGCAGGCTGAAGCCGAACAGATCAACGCTGACTTCGACGCTGCAATTGAGCGCGTGAACGCTGCCTACAACGGTGATGACTCGGTTATGGCCGTCATCACGTCTGGTGGAGAGATCGGTTACTCCGCTCCCAGCGTCGGTCGCACGCTCGGCCCGGTATTCGACATCTTTGACTTCACCGCCGCACTCGATGTTGCGGAGAGCAGCGAAGACCACCAGGGCGATGACATCTCTGTCGAAGCAATCGCGAACTCCAATCCCGACTGGATCTTGGTCATGGACCGTGACGCAGCGATCCTCGCCGATGACCCCAATTACGTGCAGGGCAGCGAAGTCCTTGAGAACTCCGAAGCTCTCTCTGGCGTCACCGCGGTGCAAGAAGACAATCTCGTGTACATGCCTGCTGACACATACACAAACGAAGGCATCCAGACGTACACCGAGTTCTTTAATGCACTCGCGGACGCACTAGAAGCTAAGAACTAG